Genomic window (Pseudomonas sp. L5B5):
AAGTGCAGCGGATCATCCTGGCCTTCTTCCAGGCCGACAAACCGGTGGCCGCGGTGTGCCATGGCCCTCTGGCCCTGGCGCGCTGCATCGACCCGCAACACGGACGCTCGGTGCTCTACGGGCGCAAGGTCACCGCACTGCTGGCCGGTCCCATGGAGCTGATGGCCTGGATCGCCACCGCGCCCTGGCTGGGACGCTATTACCGCACCTACGACCACTGCGTCGAACACGAGATCAAGGCGGTGCTGGCCAGCCCGGGGGACTTCATCCGCGGCCCGTTGTTGCCCAGGCGCGATTCGGCGCAGCATCCCGAACGCGGTTTCGTGGTCCGCGATCGCAACCTGCTGACCGCTCGCTGGCCCGGGGACTGCCACCGCTTCGCCAACGAGTGGGTGACCCTGCTGCAGCAAGCTCGGGCGAGCCACTCTCAGCCGGCACAGACCAGTCGCTGACCCGGCTTGAAGGCGTGGCTGCGGGCCCCCCAGACCAGTACCAGGCCCACGACGGCCAGCGCCGCCATCACCCAGGGGAATGACAACGCCCCCTGGCTCTGCAGCAACAGGCCGCCCACCACCCCGCCACCGGCGATCCCCAGGTTGAAGATGGTCACCAGCATCGACTGGGCGACGTCGGCCCCTTCCCCGGCAGCATCGGCCACGGCGGTCTGCAGCAGGGTCGGCGCGCCACCGAAGGTCAGGCCCCAGGCGACGATGGCCGGCCATACCAGCCACGGCTGCTGGCCCGCGATACCCAGCAGCAGCGAGGCCAGGGCGAAGCCTGCCAGGCTGCACAGGGTCAGGCCGCGCAACCAGCGATCCACCAGCAGGCCGGTCCCCCAGATCCCCAGCAGCGAGGCCAGGCCGAACAGCAGCAAGGCGCGGTCCAGGACTGCGGCCAACCCCAGGGACTCGAGGAACGGAGCGATGTAGGTATAGAGAATGTTGTGGGCCAGGATCCAGACGAAGATCACCAGCAGCGCCTGGGCAATCCCCGGGGTCAGGAAAATCGCCAGCACCGGCTGGCGCTCACCGGCCTGTTGCCCGGGATGATCGGGCACCGCCAGGCGCACCCAGCCCCACAACACCAGAGCCAGCAGCGACAGGCTCCAGAATACCCATTGCCAGTCCATCCACGTCCCCAGCCAAGTGCCCAGGGGCACGCCCAGGCACAGGGCCAGCGGCTGGCCCACCCCCATCACCGCCAGGGCTCGTCCCTGCAACGCAGGGACTACTAGACGCCGGGCATAACCGGCCAGCAGTCCCCAGACCAGCCCCGCGGCCATGCCGGCGGCGAACCGCACGACCAGGGTCACACCGTAATGCGTCGAAAGCGCCGTGAGGCTGTTGCACAACAGCAAGCCACCGATGGCCAGCAACAGCAGCGGTCGGCGCCGCCAGCTGCGGGTCGCGGCAATCAGCGGGATGGCCGCCACCACCGAGCCCAGGGCATAGACGCTGATCAGCTGTCCGGCCATGGCCTGGTCGATGGAAAGGCCATGGCTGATCTGGGGCAGCAAACCGGCCGGCAGCGTCTCGGTAACGATGGCGATGAAGCCGGCCAGGGTCAGGGCCAGCAGGCGCCACACTGGCAACCGCGTGGCGGCGGCCGGCAAGGGGTCGGGAAGATGCATTCCGGGAATACTCACGCAAAGAAGAACGGGACTGCGGCGGACACAGCGGTGCCCACCACAGCGAGAGGTCAGCCGAACTGTGGTTCAGCCAAGGTAGGAGGCGGCCATGTCCTTGTCGCCATGGCCCTTGTCCAGGGCTCGCTGGAACCGCTGGATACCGGCTTCGGCCAAGTCCAGCCGGACCCCGGCCTGCTGCGCTGCGGCCACCATCAGCTGGGCGTCCTTCAGGGCATTGGCCAGCGTGAAGCTGGGGTGATAATCGTCATTGAGCATGGCCGCGGTCTTGGCCTGGAAGTAACCGCTGTCCAGCGGACCGCCCGTCACCAGCTCCACCACCAGCGCTGGGTCTACCCCCAGCCCCTTGGCCAGCGCCAGGCTTTCCGCGGCGCCATGGGTCAACGCCAGCACCCAGCTGTTGAGGGCCAGTTTCAAGCGGCTGCCACCACCAGGCTGCTCGCTGACCCAGAGCACCCGCTTGGCAATGGCATCGAACAACCGCTGCAACGCAGCTCGGTGCACCTCGGGGCCAGACCCCAGCACCACCAACTGGCCTTGTTCCGCCGGTTGCCGGGTACCCAACACTGGGGCGTCGTAGAACACCAGCTCCCGCGCCCGGGCAAAATCTTCAAGCTCGGTACAGGCCTGGACGCCCACCGTGGCCATCTGCAGCCACAGGGTACCCGGCTCCAGGGCACTGGCCGCCTGCTCCATGGCGGCCAGCACTGCCGGCCCGTCCTTGTGCAGGGTGATGATCACCTCGGCCCCGCGCACGGCATCGGCCACCTGTTCGCAAAACCGGACCCCGTCTGCCTCCAGCACCCGGGCCTTTTGCGGTGTGCGGTTCCAGGCCCACACCGCGAAGCCCTGGCGTTGCAGGTTGCGCGCGACGGCGGCGCCCATGATGCCAATACCCAACACAGCTACGGAACGAAATTGCTTGGACATCTTCGATTCTCCGACTTGATAAAACTGGAATGATCATTCCAGTAAAGAACAAAAAAATCAGCCACTCCACGGGGCTGGTTGATCGGGTGTTGCCTGGGTGGCGACGGTGCGGGCGGACCGCGCCCGGGACCTAGGCCAGGCTGGCCAGCGCCACCTCCACGACATCCAGCAGGCGCTGGCGGCGTTCGTCCGGCAGGCTGCCCTTGCCCAGCACCCGCAGGCCCTGGACGGTACACACGACAAAGCTGGCCAGGGCCCGGGGGCTCTTGTGCGCAGCGATGTGTCCCTGTTCCTGGCCCTTGAGCAACACCTGCTCCAGGGCCGCCTCGATACGCCGGAAATTCTGCGCGACCAGTTGCGCCACTACCGGGTCCTGCCCGGCCATCTCCAGCGAGGCATTGGCCGCCAGGCAGCCCAGGCGCTGGCCGTCCTGCAATTCGTTGTCAACGATCTTCATCAGCAGGCGCCGCACCCGCTCCGGCGCCGGGGCGTCCCCGGCCAGCAGCTCGATATTGGCCGTGGTCATCTGCTGGTAACGCTTGAGCGCGCAGGTGTACAAGCCGTGCTTGCTATCGAAGGCGTTGTACAGGCTGCTGCGGCTCAGGCCGGTGCCCTCTACCAGGTCCTGGATGGAGGTGGCGGCATATCCGCGTTGCCAGAACACCTGCATGGCTGCATCGGCGATCTGGTCGGGGTCGAACTCCTTGGGACGCACGGCAAGCACCTTGACTGGAATGATCGTTCCACAATCTAAAGCTACAAGGAACAATCGTCAACCATCCCCGAGGGAAACTCTCGGGGATGGCGGGCTGGGCTCAGGCGTGAACCCAGCGTCGGTGCAGGCTTCGGGCCAGGGCATCGAGGGCAAAGCCGAGGACGCCGATCAGCAGCACCATGGCCATCAGTTCCGAGTAGGCCAGGCGATCGCGGGTATCGAGGATGAAGTAGCCCAGGCCGGCGCTGACCCCGAGCATCTCGCACGGCACCAGGACGATCCACAGGATGCCGATGGCCAGGCGCACGCCCGTCAGCACGTGCCCCAGCACCCCCGGCAGGATCACCTTGCGCAGGGTTTCCCAGCGCGTGGCACTCAGGCTGCGGCTCAGTTGCAACCAGCGCGGGTCGAGCTGACGAACCCCAGCGGCGGTGTTGAGCAGGATTGGCCACAGGGCGGCGAAGGCCAGCAGGAAGTAGATCGGCTGATCGCCCACGCCCATCAGCATCACCACCACCGGCATCCAGGACAGCGGCGAGATCATCCGCAGGAACTGGAACGCCGGGGTGGTGGCCGCCTCCAGGTGCCGGTAGCTGCCCACCAGCAGGCCCAGGGGCACGCCGATCAGCAGGGCCAGCAACAGCCCCACCAGAATCCGCTTGAGGCTCACCCAGATGTGTTCGTACACCTGCGGCTGGCCGAGCAGTTCCACCAGGCTGGCGAACGTCGCCTCGGGGGAAAACCGCGCCGCCAGCCCATCGCCACCAGCCAGGTGCACGCCCAGCCACCAGCCCAGCAGCAGGCTCGCCAGCCCAGCCAGGCCCAGGCCCCAGTGGCCCAGGGAGGAAGGTCGCTTGTCCATCAAGGGGCAAACTCCTCGCTGCGCTCGAAGCTCTCGGCCAGGCCGAAGGCCTTGAGCCCGCCGACACTGGCGATGGCATTGCGCACAAAGCGGTCGTCCACCAGGTCCCGGGCGGTGTGCTGCGGATCGAGCCCGGCGAGGAATCCCTTGTCGCCTTCGATCAGGGTGTCCTTCAGGCGCTTGACCAGTTCCTCGGTGTAGCTGGGGAACGGGTACGGCTGGAAGTCGATGCGCTGCTCGTCCCACTGGCCATTGCGGATCGCACCGCTGGCCAGGTAGGCCTCGCGATCGGTGGCCGAGGGTGCCAGCACCCGCCCCAGCACCTGGGGCGCATGGGGGGTGTAGCGGTTGCTGCCGTCCTTGGACAGCAGCCGGGCCGCTTCGGCGCGATGGTCACGGGTCCACAACTGGGCCTTGACGATGGCATTGACCACCTTCTGCGACCACTCGGGCCGGTTGTTCAGGTCATGCTCGTGCATGAACACCACGCAGCAGGCGTGGTTGCGCCAGACGTCACCAGTGAAGCGTTGCACCCGGCCGACCTTGAGTTCCTCGGCCAGGGCATTGAAGGGCTCGGCGACGATGTAGCCAGCGATGCGCTTGCTGGCCAGGGCCGGCGGCATGTCCGATGGCGGCAGCACCACCAGGTTGACCTCGTTGCCTCCCAGGGCGCTGCCTGCGGCCTTGCTGACCGGCACCAGGCCGTTGTCCCGCAGCAGTTGCTGCAGCACCACGTTGTGGATCGAGTACCAGAACGGGATCGCCAGCGACTGTCCGGCCAGTTGCCTGATCTCGTTGATGCCGGGTGCCACGGTCAGGCCGGAACCGCCGACGTGGTTCCAGGCCACCACCTTGGCCGGTACCTGGCTGCCATAACGGGCCCAGACGGTCATCGGCGACAGCAGGTGGATGACGTTGACCTGCCCGGAAATGAACGCCTCGATCACCTGGGCCCAGCTGCGCAGCAGCACCGGGCGTTCGGCCTTGATGCCCTCGGCTTCGAACAAACCGTTGTTGTGGGCCACCAGCAATGGGGTGGCATCGGTGATCGGCAGGTAGCCAATGCGCACGGGAGCATCCGGTTCCTGGGCCGCGCGGGCCTGCAGGCTGTTGAGCAGCGGCAAGGCGCCGCCGGCTGTCAGCAGCGCGCTGAGCTTGAGGAAGTCGCGACGGGTGTGGGTGAAGTCATCCAGGCACATGGTCAATCTCCGACGGTGCAGGCAAAGGGGAAATGAGGGGATTGCGGCTCGCCCGCCGAAGGGTCTTGAGAATCTCGATACGCAAGGCGCCCAGTTCCTCGATCCGTTCGGCGCGCGGGGCCGGCAGGTCGATGCGCCACTGGCCGAGGATGTGCGCCGGGCTGTTCCCCAGTAGCAGCACCCGATCGGACAGCAGCAGGGCTTCGTCGATGTCGTGGGTGATCAGCAGCGCCGCGGTCCGGTGCTGGCCGATCACCTTGAGCAGCAAGTGCTGCATGTCGGCCCGGGTCACTTCGTCCAGGGCCCCGAAGGGCTCGTCCAGCAACAGCACCTGGGGCTGGCGGGCCAGGCAGCGGGCCAGCGCGGTGCGCTGGGCCATGCCACCCGAAAGCTGCGCCGGATAGCGCAGGCGGGCATGCTCCAGGCCGACATCGGCAATGGCCTGGTCGATACGCTCCTTGCGCTGCCGGGCGCTCAGGTGTGGCTGGCGAGCGAAGTCCAGGCCGAAGGCCACGTTGTGCTCCAGGTTCAGCCAGGGCAGCAGGCTGGGATCCTGGAACGCCACCGCAACTCTGGGATGCGGCCCCTCCAGCACCTCGCCGGCCAGGCTCACCTGGCCCTTGTACGGGGCCTGCAAGCCGGCCAGGACCCGCAGCAGGCTGGACTTGCCGACACCGCTGGGGCCGAGCACCGATACCACCTCGCCGGCCTGCAGTTGCAGGTCGAAGTGCTCGAGCACCAGGTGCCAGCCGCCCGGGCCGTGATAACCCAGGCTGATCTGCCGCGCGTTCAACAGGCCAGTCATGCGGCGTTCCGCGCCTGGCGCTGCAATTCGGCGCGCAGTTGCACCAGGCTCGGGGTGACGATGGGCACGAAGGCCGACTCGCGCCAGCGCCGGGCAAAACCGCTGCCGTGCTCGCTCAGGTAGGCCTTGCCGCCACTGGCCTGCAACTCCAGCTGCACGGCGTTGGCGGTGGCTTCGGCCAGGGCGATGCGCACCCGGAACAGGGCCGCTGGCTGGCTGAGGAAACGTCCCTCGAGCAAGCCTGCCTTGAGTTCGGCGACGCTTTGCTCCAACGCCTGGCGCTGCTCTTGCAAAGGCTCCTGGAGGACCGAGCGGGTACTCTGCAAGTGCTGTTCGACCTCGGCCAGGGCCCGGCGTGCCAGGCCGATGGCCAGGGCGCACTGCAGCCCGAGGAACGCCGGACGCACCGCTGGCAGGAACACCCGGGCATCGTCGTGCAGCAACCAGTCGCGGGCCAGTTGCACCTGCTGCAGGTCCAAGGCAGCGGTATTGCTCGATTGCAGGCCCATCAGTTGCAGGTCGTCGGAGCGCTCCAGTCCCCGCACCGTGTCGGGTATGGCCAGGATCAGGGGCGCGCCGCCCTCCTCGCGCTCCACCGCCGCGGCGACCACGAAACCGCTTCTGCGCAGGTTGGTGACCCAGTGCAGGCGCCCGCTCAAGCTCCAGCCGTGTTCCTGGTCGCGAGCCCTGACCTGCAGGGCTTCGATCCCGGAAAGAAACTTCATGGCATTGGACAGCCCGGTGGCGCCCGCCAGCTCACCGCTGAGCAGCGCGGGCAGCAGGCGCTCGCGCAATCCCTGGTTGGGGCTGTACAGCAGGTACTCGATGAAGGCCCGCTGACCCCAGCAGACGAACGCTGCCGCCAGCGA
Coding sequences:
- a CDS encoding type 1 glutamine amidotransferase domain-containing protein; protein product: MFLILLPHADYDPTESSLPWQAAREAGFEACFATPQGMPAYADARLVSLGFGPLNPVLMTRAADLERYHGMTRDPAFRYPLSYVGVDPPAFEGLLIPGGHARGMRSLLESAQVQRIILAFFQADKPVAAVCHGPLALARCIDPQHGRSVLYGRKVTALLAGPMELMAWIATAPWLGRYYRTYDHCVEHEIKAVLASPGDFIRGPLLPRRDSAQHPERGFVVRDRNLLTARWPGDCHRFANEWVTLLQQARASHSQPAQTSR
- a CDS encoding MFS transporter, which gives rise to MHLPDPLPAAATRLPVWRLLALTLAGFIAIVTETLPAGLLPQISHGLSIDQAMAGQLISVYALGSVVAAIPLIAATRSWRRRPLLLLAIGGLLLCNSLTALSTHYGVTLVVRFAAGMAAGLVWGLLAGYARRLVVPALQGRALAVMGVGQPLALCLGVPLGTWLGTWMDWQWVFWSLSLLALVLWGWVRLAVPDHPGQQAGERQPVLAIFLTPGIAQALLVIFVWILAHNILYTYIAPFLESLGLAAVLDRALLLFGLASLLGIWGTGLLVDRWLRGLTLCSLAGFALASLLLGIAGQQPWLVWPAIVAWGLTFGGAPTLLQTAVADAAGEGADVAQSMLVTIFNLGIAGGGVVGGLLLQSQGALSFPWVMAALAVVGLVLVWGARSHAFKPGQRLVCAG
- a CDS encoding NAD(P)-dependent oxidoreductase: MSKQFRSVAVLGIGIMGAAVARNLQRQGFAVWAWNRTPQKARVLEADGVRFCEQVADAVRGAEVIITLHKDGPAVLAAMEQAASALEPGTLWLQMATVGVQACTELEDFARARELVFYDAPVLGTRQPAEQGQLVVLGSGPEVHRAALQRLFDAIAKRVLWVSEQPGGGSRLKLALNSWVLALTHGAAESLALAKGLGVDPALVVELVTGGPLDSGYFQAKTAAMLNDDYHPSFTLANALKDAQLMVAAAQQAGVRLDLAEAGIQRFQRALDKGHGDKDMAASYLG
- a CDS encoding TetR/AcrR family transcriptional regulator; protein product: MRPKEFDPDQIADAAMQVFWQRGYAATSIQDLVEGTGLSRSSLYNAFDSKHGLYTCALKRYQQMTTANIELLAGDAPAPERVRRLLMKIVDNELQDGQRLGCLAANASLEMAGQDPVVAQLVAQNFRRIEAALEQVLLKGQEQGHIAAHKSPRALASFVVCTVQGLRVLGKGSLPDERRQRLLDVVEVALASLA
- a CDS encoding ABC transporter permease — protein: MDKRPSSLGHWGLGLAGLASLLLGWWLGVHLAGGDGLAARFSPEATFASLVELLGQPQVYEHIWVSLKRILVGLLLALLIGVPLGLLVGSYRHLEAATTPAFQFLRMISPLSWMPVVVMLMGVGDQPIYFLLAFAALWPILLNTAAGVRQLDPRWLQLSRSLSATRWETLRKVILPGVLGHVLTGVRLAIGILWIVLVPCEMLGVSAGLGYFILDTRDRLAYSELMAMVLLIGVLGFALDALARSLHRRWVHA
- a CDS encoding ABC transporter substrate-binding protein, which encodes MCLDDFTHTRRDFLKLSALLTAGGALPLLNSLQARAAQEPDAPVRIGYLPITDATPLLVAHNNGLFEAEGIKAERPVLLRSWAQVIEAFISGQVNVIHLLSPMTVWARYGSQVPAKVVAWNHVGGSGLTVAPGINEIRQLAGQSLAIPFWYSIHNVVLQQLLRDNGLVPVSKAAGSALGGNEVNLVVLPPSDMPPALASKRIAGYIVAEPFNALAEELKVGRVQRFTGDVWRNHACCVVFMHEHDLNNRPEWSQKVVNAIVKAQLWTRDHRAEAARLLSKDGSNRYTPHAPQVLGRVLAPSATDREAYLASGAIRNGQWDEQRIDFQPYPFPSYTEELVKRLKDTLIEGDKGFLAGLDPQHTARDLVDDRFVRNAIASVGGLKAFGLAESFERSEEFAP
- a CDS encoding ABC transporter ATP-binding protein, with protein sequence MTGLLNARQISLGYHGPGGWHLVLEHFDLQLQAGEVVSVLGPSGVGKSSLLRVLAGLQAPYKGQVSLAGEVLEGPHPRVAVAFQDPSLLPWLNLEHNVAFGLDFARQPHLSARQRKERIDQAIADVGLEHARLRYPAQLSGGMAQRTALARCLARQPQVLLLDEPFGALDEVTRADMQHLLLKVIGQHRTAALLITHDIDEALLLSDRVLLLGNSPAHILGQWRIDLPAPRAERIEELGALRIEILKTLRRASRNPLISPLPAPSEIDHVPG
- a CDS encoding acyl-CoA dehydrogenase family protein codes for the protein MLNAQLSQWLDAQAQALDLGQCDPQSVLAQLAAGGVLRVGIDPQQGGSGGDLGDALEAMAEVASHSLAAAFVCWGQRAFIEYLLYSPNQGLRERLLPALLSGELAGATGLSNAMKFLSGIEALQVRARDQEHGWSLSGRLHWVTNLRRSGFVVAAAVEREEGGAPLILAIPDTVRGLERSDDLQLMGLQSSNTAALDLQQVQLARDWLLHDDARVFLPAVRPAFLGLQCALAIGLARRALAEVEQHLQSTRSVLQEPLQEQRQALEQSVAELKAGLLEGRFLSQPAALFRVRIALAEATANAVQLELQASGGKAYLSEHGSGFARRWRESAFVPIVTPSLVQLRAELQRQARNAA